In the Acomys russatus chromosome 13, mAcoRus1.1, whole genome shotgun sequence genome, one interval contains:
- the Med21 gene encoding mediator of RNA polymerase II transcription subunit 21: FLLLQLADQFCNAIGVLQQCGPPASFSNIQTAVSKDQPANPTEEYAQLFAALIARTAKDIDVLIDSLPSEESTAALQAASLYKLEEENHEAATCLEDVVYRGDMLLEKIQSALADIAQSQLKTRSVTHSHPLVDS, from the exons ttccttttgcttcAGCTTGCAGACCAGTTTTGCAATGCCATTGGAGTGTTACAGCAGTGCGGCCCTCCTGCCTCTTTCAGTAACATTCAGACAGCAGTTAGTAAAGACCAGCCAGCCAATCCTACGGAAG AGTACGCCCAGCTTTTTGCAGCACTGATTGCACGAACAGCAAAAGATATTGATGTTTTGATAGATTCTTTACCCAGCGAAGAGTCCACAGCTGCTTTACAG GCCGCCAGCTTATATAAgctggaagaggagaaccacgAAGCTGCCACGTGCCTGGAGGATGTTGTCTACCGGGGAGACATGCTTCTGGAAAAGATCCAAAGTGCACTTGCCGACATCGCACAATCACAGCTCAAGACCAGGAGTGTCACCCACAGCCATCCTCTTGTAGACTCGTAG